In Bradyrhizobium sp. 1(2017), one DNA window encodes the following:
- the rpsK gene encoding 30S ribosomal protein S11 has protein sequence MGKEATRVRRRERKNIASGVAHVNSSFNNTTITITDAQGNTIAWSSAGTMGFKGSRKSTPYAAQVAAEDVSKKAQEHGMRTLEVEVAGPGSGRESALRALQAAGFTVTSIRDVTTIPHNGCRPRKRRRV, from the coding sequence ATGGGCAAGGAAGCCACCCGCGTTCGTCGTCGTGAGCGCAAGAACATCGCCTCGGGCGTCGCGCACGTGAACTCGTCGTTCAACAACACGACGATCACCATCACCGACGCGCAGGGCAACACGATTGCCTGGTCCTCCGCGGGCACGATGGGCTTCAAGGGCTCGCGCAAGTCGACCCCGTATGCCGCGCAGGTTGCCGCGGAAGACGTCTCGAAGAAGGCGCAGGAGCACGGCATGCGCACGCTGGAAGTCGAAGTCGCCGGTCCGGGTTCGGGCCGTGAGTCGGCGCTCCGCGCGCTCCAGGCCGCAGGCTTCACCGTCACCTCGATCCGTGACGTGACCACGATCCCGCACAACGGTTGCCGTCCGCGCAAGCGTCGTCGCGTTTGA
- the rpsM gene encoding 30S ribosomal protein S13 — MARIAGVNIPTNKRVLIALQYIHGIGPKIAGDIIEKVKIPQDRRVNQLSDAEVLQIREVIDRDYLVEGDLRREVGINIKRLMDLGCYRGLRHRRGLPVRGQRTHTNARTRKGPAKAIAGKKK, encoded by the coding sequence GTGGCCCGTATTGCCGGCGTGAACATTCCCACCAACAAGCGCGTGCTGATCGCGCTCCAGTACATCCATGGCATCGGCCCGAAGATCGCCGGTGACATCATCGAGAAGGTGAAGATCCCCCAGGATCGTCGCGTCAATCAGCTCAGCGACGCCGAAGTGCTCCAGATCCGCGAAGTGATCGACCGCGACTATCTCGTCGAGGGCGACCTGCGCCGCGAGGTCGGTATCAACATCAAGCGTCTGATGGACCTCGGCTGCTATCGCGGCCTGCGTCATCGTCGCGGTCTGCCGGTACGTGGCCAGCGCACCCACACCAATGCGCGTACGCGCAAGGGCCCGGCCAAGGCCATCGCCGGCAAGAAGAAGTAA
- a CDS encoding adenylate kinase: protein MRIILLGPPGSGKGTQAQLLVQRYGIVQLSTGEMLRAAVAAGTPVGLKAKEIMASGGLVPDEVVVGIISDRIDLPDARGGFILDGFPRTVPQAEALDDLLRHKHLKLDAVIELRVNESALLNRVETRVAQMRERGEEVRVDDTPEVLTKRLASYRSQTEPLIHYYSERRKLSTIDGMMAIDEVTRAIHRQLLALGAVEPKTHARSAAKAAPTRKAKTAKKAKKSAKTAKKAAKSAKKADKKAVKGAKKATKKTVKKAAKKTAKKTAKKAVKKGAKKAAKKVTKKRAKR from the coding sequence ATGAGAATTATACTTCTGGGACCGCCGGGGTCGGGCAAGGGGACCCAGGCGCAGCTCTTGGTGCAGCGCTACGGCATCGTGCAGCTCTCGACCGGTGAGATGCTGCGCGCTGCCGTTGCAGCTGGAACGCCGGTCGGGCTGAAGGCCAAGGAGATCATGGCCAGCGGCGGTCTCGTGCCCGACGAGGTGGTGGTCGGAATCATCTCCGACCGGATCGACCTGCCGGACGCCAGGGGCGGTTTCATCCTCGACGGTTTCCCGCGCACCGTGCCGCAGGCCGAGGCGCTGGATGATCTGCTGAGGCACAAGCATCTCAAGCTCGACGCCGTGATCGAGCTCCGCGTCAACGAGAGCGCGCTCTTGAACCGCGTCGAGACCCGCGTCGCCCAGATGCGCGAGCGCGGGGAGGAGGTCCGGGTCGACGACACCCCGGAGGTCCTGACCAAGCGGCTAGCCAGCTACCGCAGCCAGACGGAACCGCTGATTCACTACTATTCCGAGCGGCGGAAGCTCTCCACCATCGACGGCATGATGGCCATCGACGAGGTTACCCGCGCCATCCACCGCCAGCTGCTGGCGCTGGGGGCGGTCGAGCCCAAGACCCATGCTCGCAGCGCGGCCAAGGCGGCGCCGACCAGGAAGGCCAAGACGGCCAAGAAGGCCAAAAAGTCGGCCAAAACGGCCAAAAAAGCCGCCAAATCGGCGAAAAAGGCCGACAAGAAGGCCGTGAAGGGCGCCAAGAAGGCGACCAAGAAGACGGTCAAGAAGGCGGCCAAAAAGACCGCCAAAAAGACCGCCAAGAAGGCCGTCAAAAAGGGTGCCAAAAAGGCCGCAAAAAAGGTCACGAAAAAGCGAGCCAAACGCTAG
- a CDS encoding preprotein translocase subunit SecY produces MSRELARRIAFTIGALLLFRLGTQIPVAGLNLSSYSPVLDFISRLSLFALGLIPYLTAAIFVRLLSVVWRGLNSLERSGERGRRKIARATLGITLALAAFQAFGIASTLTTIPGLVRNPDGWFVVTATASMVGGVFVLVWLSEQITRYGIGNGLAVILSAGFLVTIPRDVAGIVGLVHSGEISGHLVLGHAVFWIVTVAVIVLVEGARRNIHVEFGARWVGRRQLPARGAVLPIKLNSAGFLIPATVAPWIFVLPLAFAGLILGADQPLVAAAYQHLQTGQPVQVILVSLAVFVLAFIYTAYVVDPEHTAKSLAQHDGTIAGVAQGGATADYLDRVVSLTTVVGAVYLTALQLIPGVFELYGIGLPYSMVVNGGAAMVVVCTALDIKAQVRDVSLTNPGGVRR; encoded by the coding sequence ATGAGTAGGGAGCTTGCGCGCCGAATCGCTTTCACGATTGGCGCGCTGCTCCTTTTCAGGCTCGGCACGCAGATCCCGGTCGCGGGACTGAATCTCTCGAGCTACTCGCCGGTGCTCGACTTCATCAGTCGGCTTTCGCTTTTTGCGCTCGGCCTCATTCCCTATCTCACCGCAGCGATTTTCGTCCGGCTCCTGTCTGTGGTGTGGCGCGGGTTGAATTCGCTCGAGCGTTCGGGCGAGCGAGGTCGACGCAAGATCGCGCGGGCCACGCTCGGAATTACCTTGGCACTTGCTGCCTTTCAGGCCTTCGGCATCGCCTCGACCTTGACGACCATTCCGGGCCTCGTCAGGAATCCCGACGGTTGGTTCGTGGTGACGGCGACGGCTTCGATGGTCGGTGGCGTCTTTGTGCTGGTGTGGTTGAGCGAACAGATCACCCGCTATGGCATCGGCAACGGCTTGGCCGTCATCCTGAGCGCCGGCTTTCTCGTCACCATCCCGCGCGACGTCGCCGGCATCGTCGGTCTCGTACACAGCGGGGAAATCTCGGGCCATCTCGTGCTCGGCCATGCGGTGTTCTGGATTGTGACCGTGGCCGTGATCGTGCTTGTCGAAGGAGCCCGCCGGAATATTCACGTCGAATTCGGCGCGCGCTGGGTTGGCAGGCGGCAACTGCCGGCGCGTGGTGCCGTGCTGCCAATCAAGCTCAACAGCGCCGGGTTCCTGATTCCGGCCACCGTGGCGCCGTGGATATTCGTTCTGCCGCTCGCCTTTGCAGGCCTCATCCTGGGCGCTGATCAACCCCTTGTGGCCGCGGCCTATCAACATCTGCAGACAGGACAGCCGGTGCAGGTCATCCTCGTGTCGCTCGCCGTGTTCGTGCTGGCTTTCATCTACACGGCCTATGTCGTCGATCCCGAGCACACGGCCAAATCGCTGGCTCAGCATGACGGCACCATTGCCGGCGTCGCGCAGGGGGGCGCGACGGCCGACTATCTCGATCGCGTCGTGTCATTGACGACAGTCGTCGGAGCCGTCTACCTGACGGCATTGCAGTTGATTCCGGGGGTGTTCGAGCTTTACGGGATCGGTCTGCCTTATAGTATGGTCGTCAATGGCGGTGCGGCGATGGTTGTGGTCTGCACCGCTCTTGATATCAAAGCACAGGTGCGCGACGTATCGCTCACCAATCCGGGGGGCGTACGCCGATGA
- the secY gene encoding preprotein translocase subunit SecY translates to MVSAAEQLAANLNFGAFAKADELKKRIWFTLGALLVYRLGTYIPLPGIDPNIWEQVFKSQAGGILGMFNMFAGGGIHRMAIFALNIMPYISASIIIQLLTTVSPQLEALKKEGEAGRKTLNQYTRYLTVILAAFQSYGIAVGLEGAGNVVSDPGMFFRLSTAITLTGGTMFLMWLGEQITSRGIGNGISLIILAGIVAELPAALANMLELGRQGAMSTGLILVVIIMAVAVIAFIVFMERAQRRLLIQYPKRQVGNKMFEGQSSHLPLKLNTSGVIPPIFASSLLLLPATVANFNAGSGPEWFQWITTQLGHGRPLFLFMYLALIVFFAFFYTAIVFNPTETADNLKKHGGFIPGIRPGERTAEYIDYVLSRITVLGAIYLAIVCLIPEILISYASVPFYFGGTSLLIVVSVTMDTVAQVQGYLLAHQYEGLIRKSKLRGRRR, encoded by the coding sequence ATGGTCTCTGCAGCGGAACAACTGGCAGCCAATCTCAATTTCGGTGCGTTCGCCAAGGCCGACGAACTGAAGAAGCGCATCTGGTTCACTCTGGGTGCGCTGCTCGTTTATCGGCTCGGGACCTACATCCCGCTGCCCGGCATCGATCCTAACATCTGGGAGCAGGTGTTTAAGTCCCAGGCGGGCGGCATCCTCGGCATGTTCAACATGTTCGCCGGCGGCGGCATCCACCGCATGGCGATCTTCGCGCTGAACATCATGCCGTACATCTCGGCCTCGATCATCATCCAGCTCCTGACCACCGTCTCGCCGCAGCTCGAGGCGCTGAAGAAGGAAGGCGAGGCCGGCCGCAAGACGCTGAACCAGTACACCCGCTATCTGACGGTGATTCTGGCCGCGTTCCAGTCCTATGGCATTGCCGTGGGCCTCGAGGGCGCCGGCAACGTCGTCAGCGACCCCGGCATGTTCTTCCGCCTGTCGACGGCGATCACGCTGACCGGCGGCACCATGTTCCTGATGTGGCTGGGCGAGCAGATCACCTCGCGCGGCATCGGCAACGGCATCTCGCTGATCATTCTCGCCGGCATCGTCGCCGAGCTGCCCGCAGCACTCGCCAACATGCTCGAGCTCGGCCGTCAGGGCGCGATGTCGACCGGCCTGATTCTGGTCGTCATCATCATGGCCGTCGCCGTGATCGCCTTCATCGTGTTCATGGAGCGTGCGCAGCGCCGCCTGCTGATCCAGTATCCGAAGCGCCAGGTCGGCAACAAGATGTTCGAGGGCCAGTCTTCGCATCTGCCGCTCAAGCTCAACACCTCGGGCGTGATCCCGCCGATCTTCGCGTCCTCGCTGCTGCTGCTGCCGGCCACGGTTGCGAACTTCAACGCGGGCAGCGGCCCGGAATGGTTCCAGTGGATCACCACCCAGCTCGGCCACGGCCGTCCGCTGTTCCTGTTCATGTATCTGGCGCTGATCGTGTTCTTCGCCTTCTTCTACACCGCGATCGTGTTCAACCCGACCGAGACCGCGGACAATCTGAAGAAGCACGGAGGCTTCATTCCGGGCATCCGTCCCGGCGAGCGCACGGCGGAATACATCGATTACGTGCTGTCGCGCATCACGGTGCTCGGCGCCATCTATCTCGCGATCGTCTGCTTGATCCCGGAGATCCTGATCTCCTACGCCTCGGTGCCGTTCTACTTCGGCGGCACTTCGCTGCTGATCGTCGTCAGCGTCACCATGGACACGGTGGCGCAGGTGCAGGGCTATCTGCTGGCCCATCAGTATGAAGGCCTGATCCGGAAGTCGAAGCTGCGCGGCCGCCGTAGATGA
- the rplO gene encoding 50S ribosomal protein L15, with product MKLSDIADNAGSRKKRMRVGRGIGSGKGKQSGRGGKGQTARSGVRIKGFEGGQMPMHRRLPKRGFNNIFRVEFAEINLDRLQEAVDAKKIDAGSVINVEALVKGGVLRRAKAGLRLLGRGELKSKLNIEVHGATKTAIAAVEKAGGSVKILAPAKEEGEAA from the coding sequence ATGAAGCTCAGCGATATCGCCGACAACGCCGGCTCGCGCAAGAAGCGTATGCGCGTCGGCCGCGGCATCGGTTCGGGCAAGGGCAAGCAGTCCGGCCGCGGCGGCAAGGGCCAGACCGCGCGTTCGGGCGTGCGCATCAAGGGTTTCGAAGGCGGCCAGATGCCGATGCATCGCCGTCTGCCCAAGCGCGGCTTCAACAACATCTTCCGCGTGGAGTTCGCCGAGATCAATCTCGACCGGCTCCAGGAAGCGGTCGATGCCAAGAAGATCGACGCCGGCAGCGTCATCAACGTCGAGGCCCTGGTGAAGGGCGGCGTGCTGCGCCGCGCCAAGGCCGGCCTGCGGCTGCTCGGCCGCGGCGAGCTCAAGTCCAAGCTCAACATTGAAGTGCACGGTGCCACCAAGACCGCGATCGCGGCGGTCGAGAAGGCCGGCGGTTCGGTGAAGATTCTCGCCCCTGCCAAGGAAGAAGGCGAGGCGGCGTAA
- the rpmD gene encoding 50S ribosomal protein L30, which translates to MAKAAKTIKLEQTGSAIRRHHSQRSTLIGLKLNKIGRTSELPDTPAVRGMIEKVHHLVRIVDEK; encoded by the coding sequence ATGGCCAAGGCCGCAAAGACGATCAAGCTCGAGCAGACCGGCAGCGCGATCCGCCGCCATCACTCGCAGCGTTCGACGCTGATCGGGCTCAAGCTCAACAAGATCGGCCGCACCAGCGAACTGCCGGACACCCCGGCTGTCCGCGGCATGATCGAGAAGGTTCACCATCTCGTCCGCATCGTCGACGAGAAGTAA
- the rpsE gene encoding 30S ribosomal protein S5 — MAEREQRGGRDQRGGGRERREREERDSEFVDKLVHINRVAKVVKGGKRFGFAALVVIGDQKGRAGFGHGKAREVPEAIRKATESAKRNLTRVSLREGRTLHHDIAGRHGAGRVYLRAAPAGTGIIAGGPMRAVFETLGVQDVVAKSIGSSNPYNMVRATFDALKHQDSPRSVAARRNIKVSTLQSRRIGGDAEAAAD; from the coding sequence ATGGCAGAACGCGAACAACGTGGTGGACGCGATCAACGCGGCGGCGGACGTGAACGCAGGGAGCGCGAGGAGCGCGACAGCGAGTTCGTCGACAAGCTCGTACACATCAATCGCGTGGCCAAGGTCGTCAAGGGCGGCAAGCGCTTCGGTTTCGCAGCGCTGGTCGTAATCGGCGATCAGAAGGGCCGCGCCGGCTTCGGTCACGGCAAGGCGCGCGAAGTGCCCGAGGCGATCCGCAAGGCGACCGAATCCGCCAAGCGCAACCTGACCCGCGTGTCGCTGCGCGAGGGCCGTACGCTCCATCACGACATCGCCGGCCGTCACGGCGCGGGCCGTGTCTACCTGCGTGCCGCCCCGGCCGGTACCGGCATCATCGCCGGTGGTCCGATGCGCGCCGTGTTCGAGACGCTCGGCGTCCAGGACGTGGTGGCGAAGTCGATCGGCTCGTCGAACCCGTACAACATGGTTCGCGCGACCTTCGACGCGCTGAAGCATCAGGATTCGCCGCGCTCGGTCGCTGCCCGCCGCAACATCAAGGTATCCACCCTCCAGTCCCGCCGTATCGGCGGCGACGCCGAGGCGGCTGCCGACTAA
- the rplR gene encoding 50S ribosomal protein L18, whose amino-acid sequence MSKAKVTNARRKRSVRLKLRRSGGGRPRLSVFRSSKHIYAQVIDDLKGETLASASSLEKSMRDGGKTGADIDAAKAVGKLLAERAAEKGVKEVVFDRGSYLYHGRVKALADAARESGLSF is encoded by the coding sequence ATGTCCAAAGCCAAGGTTACGAATGCCCGGCGCAAGCGGAGTGTGCGGCTGAAGCTGCGCCGCTCCGGTGGCGGCCGCCCGCGTCTGTCGGTGTTCCGCTCGTCCAAGCACATCTACGCCCAGGTCATCGACGACCTGAAGGGCGAGACGCTGGCCTCCGCCTCCTCGCTCGAGAAGTCGATGCGCGACGGCGGCAAGACCGGCGCCGACATCGATGCGGCGAAGGCGGTCGGCAAGCTGCTGGCCGAGCGCGCTGCCGAGAAGGGCGTCAAGGAAGTCGTGTTCGATCGCGGCAGCTATCTCTATCACGGGCGCGTCAAGGCTCTTGCCGATGCAGCGCGTGAGAGTGGGCTGAGCTTCTAA
- the rplF gene encoding 50S ribosomal protein L6, protein MSRVGKRPVAVPSGVTATVDGQTVKMKGPKGQLQFVVHDDVEVKLESGQIKVKPRAETNRARALYGTARAQVANLVEGVTKGFEKKLEITGVGYRAAMQGKNLQLALGYSHDVIYPIPEGITIAVPKPTEITVTGSDIQRVGQVAAEIRAYRPPEPYKGKGVKYVGEFIFRKEGKKK, encoded by the coding sequence ATGTCACGTGTTGGCAAAAGGCCTGTGGCGGTTCCGTCGGGTGTGACCGCGACCGTCGATGGGCAGACCGTCAAGATGAAGGGGCCGAAGGGCCAGCTTCAGTTCGTCGTTCATGACGACGTCGAGGTGAAGCTCGAGAGCGGCCAGATCAAGGTCAAGCCGCGGGCCGAGACGAACCGCGCGCGGGCGCTGTACGGCACCGCTCGCGCCCAGGTCGCGAATCTGGTCGAAGGCGTCACCAAGGGCTTCGAGAAGAAGCTCGAGATCACCGGCGTCGGCTACCGCGCTGCGATGCAGGGCAAGAACCTGCAGCTCGCGCTCGGCTACAGCCACGACGTGATCTATCCGATCCCGGAAGGGATCACGATCGCAGTGCCGAAGCCGACCGAGATCACGGTGACCGGCAGCGACATCCAGCGCGTCGGCCAGGTTGCGGCCGAGATCCGCGCCTATCGCCCGCCGGAGCCCTACAAGGGCAAGGGCGTGAAGTATGTTGGCGAATTCATCTTCCGCAAGGAAGGCAAGAAGAAGTAA
- the rpsH gene encoding 30S ribosomal protein S8 has protein sequence MSTHDPISDLITRIRNAQMRSKTKVSTPGSKMRENVLEVLKSEGYIRGYATLEHSSGRSEIEIELKYFDGEPVIREIERVSKPGRRVYASVKNLPRVNNGLGISVLSTPKGIMADHSARDANVGGEVLFTVF, from the coding sequence ATGTCTACGCACGATCCAATCAGCGATCTGATCACCCGTATCCGCAACGCGCAGATGCGCTCGAAGACCAAGGTCTCCACGCCTGGCTCGAAGATGCGCGAGAACGTGCTCGAGGTCCTCAAGTCCGAGGGCTACATCCGCGGTTACGCCACGCTCGAGCACTCCTCGGGCCGCAGCGAGATCGAGATCGAGCTGAAATATTTCGACGGCGAGCCCGTCATCCGCGAGATCGAACGTGTTTCCAAGCCCGGGCGTCGTGTCTACGCCTCGGTGAAGAACCTGCCGCGGGTCAACAACGGGCTCGGCATTTCGGTGTTGTCGACGCCGAAGGGGATCATGGCCGACCACAGCGCGCGCGACGCGAATGTGGGCGGCGAAGTCCTCTTCACGGTGTTCTGA
- the rpsN gene encoding 30S ribosomal protein S14 — translation MAKKSSVEKNNRRKRMVKNAAPKRERLKAIIADKTLPMEERFAATLKLAEMPRNSSATRIRLRCELSGRPRSNYRKNKLSRIALRDLGSKGMVPGLVKSSW, via the coding sequence ATGGCAAAGAAGAGTTCAGTCGAGAAGAACAACCGGCGCAAGCGGATGGTGAAGAACGCCGCCCCGAAGCGCGAGCGGTTGAAGGCGATCATCGCCGACAAGACGCTGCCGATGGAAGAGCGGTTCGCCGCTACCCTGAAGCTCGCGGAGATGCCGCGCAATTCGTCGGCGACCCGCATCCGCCTGCGTTGCGAGCTGTCGGGCCGCCCGCGCTCGAACTATCGCAAGAACAAGCTGTCCCGTATCGCGCTGCGCGACCTTGGCTCCAAGGGCATGGTCCCGGGCCTCGTGAAGTCGAGCTGGTAA
- the rplE gene encoding 50S ribosomal protein L5 has translation MAEAAYTPRLRAEYDAKIRTAMTEKFGYENVMQVPRLDKVVLNMGVGDSVNDRKKAETAAAELTQIAGQKAIVTYSRIAIATFKLRENQPIGCKVTLRKTHMYEFIDRLVTVALPRVRDFRGLNPKSFDGRGNYSLGIKEHIIFPEIDFDKVTEARGMDITVCTTAKTDEEARALLTAFNFPFRQ, from the coding sequence ATGGCTGAGGCCGCTTACACCCCGCGCCTGCGCGCGGAATACGACGCGAAGATCCGCACGGCCATGACCGAGAAGTTCGGTTATGAGAACGTGATGCAGGTTCCGCGCCTGGACAAGGTCGTGCTGAACATGGGCGTTGGCGACAGCGTCAACGACCGCAAGAAGGCCGAGACCGCCGCCGCCGAGTTGACCCAGATCGCCGGCCAGAAGGCGATCGTGACCTACTCGCGTATCGCGATCGCGACCTTCAAGCTGCGTGAAAACCAGCCGATCGGCTGCAAGGTCACGCTGCGCAAGACCCACATGTACGAGTTCATCGATCGCCTGGTGACGGTGGCGTTGCCGCGCGTCCGCGACTTCCGCGGCCTGAACCCGAAGAGCTTCGACGGCCGCGGCAACTACTCGCTCGGCATCAAGGAACACATCATTTTCCCCGAGATCGACTTCGACAAGGTCACGGAAGCCCGCGGTATGGACATCACCGTCTGCACCACGGCCAAGACCGACGAAGAGGCGAGGGCCTTGTTGACCGCTTTCAATTTCCCGTTCCGGCAGTGA
- the rplX gene encoding 50S ribosomal protein L24, with product MAAKIRKGDKVVVLTGRDKGRTGEVFEVRPDAGTALVRGINMVKRHQKQTQAQEGGIISKESPIQLSNIAYVGKDGKPTRVGFKILADGKKVRIAKSSGAEIDG from the coding sequence ATGGCTGCGAAGATCCGCAAGGGCGACAAGGTCGTCGTGCTGACCGGCCGCGACAAGGGTCGCACCGGCGAGGTGTTCGAGGTTCGCCCCGACGCCGGCACCGCGCTCGTGCGCGGCATCAACATGGTCAAGCGTCACCAGAAGCAGACGCAGGCCCAGGAGGGCGGCATCATCTCGAAGGAGTCGCCGATCCAACTGTCCAACATCGCGTATGTCGGCAAGGACGGAAAGCCGACCCGCGTCGGATTCAAGATTCTGGCGGACGGCAAGAAGGTCCGCATCGCCAAGAGCTCGGGAGCTGAGATCGATGGCTGA
- the rplN gene encoding 50S ribosomal protein L14, whose translation MIQMQTNLDVADNSGARRVMCIKVLGGSKRRYATIGDIIVVSIKEAIPRGKVKKGDVMKAVVVRVRKDIRRADGSVIRFDRNAAVLINNQAEPVGTRIFGPVPRELRAKNHMKIISLAPEVL comes from the coding sequence ATGATTCAGATGCAGACCAACCTCGACGTGGCCGACAATTCTGGCGCACGCCGTGTCATGTGTATCAAGGTGCTCGGGGGATCGAAGCGCCGCTACGCCACGATCGGCGACATCATCGTCGTCTCGATCAAGGAAGCCATTCCGCGTGGCAAGGTGAAGAAGGGCGACGTGATGAAGGCCGTCGTGGTGCGCGTCCGCAAGGACATCCGCCGCGCCGACGGTTCGGTCATCCGCTTCGACCGCAACGCCGCCGTCCTGATCAACAACCAGGCCGAGCCGGTCGGCACCCGTATCTTCGGGCCCGTGCCGCGCGAGCTGCGCGCCAAGAACCACATGAAGATCATTTCGCTCGCGCCGGAGGTGCTGTGA
- the rpsQ gene encoding 30S ribosomal protein S17 codes for MPKRTLQGVVVSDKQAKTIVVRVDRRFTHPIYKKTIRRSKNYHAHDESNQFKPGDVVWIEESKPISKLKRWVVIRGEHKKSA; via the coding sequence ATGCCGAAACGTACTTTGCAGGGCGTGGTCGTCAGCGACAAGCAAGCCAAGACCATCGTGGTGCGCGTCGATCGCCGCTTCACGCACCCGATCTACAAGAAGACGATCCGCCGTTCGAAGAACTATCACGCGCACGACGAGAGCAACCAGTTCAAGCCGGGCGATGTGGTGTGGATCGAGGAATCGAAGCCGATTTCGAAGTTGAAGCGCTGGGTCGTGATCCGGGGCGAGCACAAGAAAAGCGCCTGA
- the rpmC gene encoding 50S ribosomal protein L29, translating into MAQMKIEDIRAMSPDQQDDAILNLKKERFNLRFQRATGQLENTSRLREARRDIARIKTVAAQTRAKKK; encoded by the coding sequence ATGGCCCAGATGAAGATCGAAGATATCCGCGCGATGAGCCCCGACCAGCAGGATGACGCCATCCTGAACCTGAAGAAGGAGCGCTTCAACCTGCGCTTCCAGCGCGCCACCGGGCAGCTCGAGAACACCTCGCGCCTGCGCGAGGCCCGCCGTGACATCGCCCGGATCAAGACCGTCGCCGCGCAGACGCGCGCGAAGAAGAAGTAA
- the rplP gene encoding 50S ribosomal protein L16, whose translation MMQPKKTKFRKAHKGRIHGVASSGATLAFGQYGLKATEPERVTARQIEAARRALTRHMKRAGRVWIRVFPDLPVSKKPAEVRMGSGKGSPELWVARVKPGRVLFEIDGVNTQTAREALTLAAAKLPIKTRFVERIAE comes from the coding sequence ATGATGCAACCTAAGAAAACGAAGTTCCGGAAGGCGCATAAGGGCCGCATCCACGGCGTTGCGTCTTCGGGCGCGACGTTGGCCTTCGGCCAGTACGGCCTGAAGGCGACTGAGCCTGAGCGCGTCACCGCGCGCCAGATCGAAGCCGCCCGCCGCGCGTTGACCCGCCACATGAAGCGCGCTGGTCGTGTCTGGATCCGGGTGTTCCCCGATCTTCCGGTCTCGAAGAAGCCGGCCGAAGTCCGCATGGGCTCCGGCAAGGGTTCGCCGGAGTTGTGGGTCGCGCGCGTCAAGCCGGGCCGGGTGCTGTTCGAGATCGACGGCGTCAACACCCAGACCGCACGTGAGGCGCTGACCCTGGCGGCGGCCAAGCTGCCGATCAAGACGCGCTTCGTCGAGCGCATTGCGGAGTAA
- the rpsC gene encoding 30S ribosomal protein S3 codes for MGQKINPIGLRLGINRTWDSRWFAGKQEYGKLLHEDVKIREILHKELKQAAVARIVIERPHKKCRVTIHSARPGVVIGKKGADIDKLRKRVADITSSDVVINIVEIRKPELDATLVAESIAQQLERRVAFRRAMKRAVQSAMRLGAEGIRINCSGRLGGAEIARMEWYREGRVPLHTLRADIDYGVATAFTTFGTCGVKVWIFKGEILEHDPMAQDKRMAEGETGGSSDRGGRQRRDTAAA; via the coding sequence ATGGGTCAAAAGATCAATCCGATCGGTCTGCGCCTCGGCATCAACCGGACCTGGGATTCCCGCTGGTTCGCCGGCAAGCAGGAATACGGCAAGCTGCTGCACGAGGACGTCAAGATCCGCGAGATCCTGCACAAGGAGCTCAAGCAGGCGGCCGTCGCCCGCATTGTGATCGAGCGTCCGCACAAGAAGTGCCGTGTCACCATCCACTCGGCCCGTCCGGGCGTGGTGATCGGCAAGAAGGGCGCCGACATCGACAAGCTGCGCAAGCGGGTCGCGGACATCACCTCGTCCGACGTCGTCATCAACATCGTCGAGATCCGCAAGCCGGAGCTCGATGCGACGCTGGTGGCCGAGTCGATCGCGCAGCAGCTCGAGCGCCGCGTGGCGTTCCGCCGTGCCATGAAGCGCGCCGTTCAGTCGGCGATGCGCCTCGGCGCGGAAGGCATCCGCATCAACTGCTCGGGTCGTCTGGGCGGTGCGGAAATCGCGCGCATGGAGTGGTACCGCGAAGGTCGCGTGCCGCTGCATACCCTGCGCGCCGACATCGACTACGGCGTTGCGACCGCGTTCACGACCTTCGGCACTTGCGGCGTCAAGGTCTGGATCTTCAAGGGCGAGATCCTCGAGCACGATCCGATGGCCCAGGACAAGAGAATGGCCGAAGGCGAGACCGGCGGCAGCAGTGATCGTGGTGGCCGTCAGCGCCGCGACACGGCCGCAGCCTAA